A single window of Candidatus Latescibacter sp. DNA harbors:
- a CDS encoding thiamine pyrophosphate-dependent dehydrogenase E1 component subunit alpha, translating to MPDKELLIAMYRKIRLIRRFEETGMEMYRRGFIRGYFHSYIGEEAVAVGACSALRSDDYIVSTHRGHGHCIAKGADVKRMMAELFGKAAGYSRGRGGSMHISDRVTGNIGANGIVGGGIPLAVGVGMGIRQEKSDRVVVCFFGDGASNNGVFGESLNLAAIYRLPVIFMLENNCYAATTPVQETAVCADLSERGCGYGVARKSIFGNDPVEVYRTVQEGVVKARAGEGPSLIEAKTYRHYGHHVRDKGTYMPPEELKFWKSRDPLLIVSRFLRDAGFDDGTAQAIDREIEKEIESAVAFAENSPEPPVDEFLREIQIYE from the coding sequence TTGCCTGATAAAGAGCTTTTGATTGCCATGTACCGGAAAATCCGTCTGATACGGCGTTTTGAGGAGACCGGCATGGAAATGTACCGTCGTGGTTTCATACGCGGGTACTTTCACTCCTACATCGGGGAGGAAGCGGTGGCGGTAGGGGCGTGCTCCGCCCTGCGGTCCGATGATTATATCGTCTCCACCCATCGCGGCCACGGCCACTGTATTGCGAAAGGGGCCGATGTGAAACGCATGATGGCGGAGCTTTTCGGAAAAGCCGCCGGTTATTCCAGGGGAAGGGGCGGCTCCATGCATATCTCGGACAGGGTCACCGGGAATATCGGAGCAAACGGCATAGTGGGCGGAGGCATTCCCCTTGCGGTGGGTGTGGGAATGGGGATACGGCAGGAAAAGTCCGACCGTGTGGTGGTATGTTTTTTCGGCGACGGCGCTTCCAACAACGGGGTCTTCGGCGAATCGCTCAACCTGGCGGCAATTTACCGGCTTCCGGTCATATTCATGCTCGAGAATAACTGCTATGCCGCAACCACTCCCGTTCAGGAGACCGCTGTTTGTGCAGACCTGTCAGAGCGGGGCTGCGGCTACGGAGTCGCACGGAAGAGTATATTCGGGAATGATCCAGTCGAGGTATACCGGACGGTTCAGGAGGGGGTGGTGAAAGCGCGCGCCGGGGAAGGTCCCTCCCTCATCGAGGCCAAAACATACCGTCATTACGGCCACCATGTCCGAGACAAGGGAACCTATATGCCCCCTGAAGAGCTGAAGTTCTGGAAATCCAGGGATCCACTGCTTATTGTTTCCCGTTTTCTCCGGGATGCCGGTTTTGACGACGGGACAGCACAAGCAATCGACCGGGAGATCGAAAAGGAGATCGAAAGCGCAGTCGCCTTTGCCGAGAATTCGCCGGAGCCGCCGGTTGATGAGTTTCTGAGAGAAATACAGATATATGAATAA
- a CDS encoding alpha-ketoacid dehydrogenase subunit beta produces MPRKLLYREALNEAIREEMRRDDRVFILGQGIAVRGGSYGVTRTLLEEFGPGRVIDTPIAEASVTGMAVGAAIQGKRPIVEIMSIDFTTLALDMMVNQAAKYPFITGGKVPLVFRTQGGADHGLSIQHSQSLEAFFYHIPGLKVVMPSTPRDAKGLLKTAIRDDSPVVFIEHKLLYETEGEVPEEDYTIPFGEAALRREGTDCTLVSYSLMALKSLEAAEILAHEGISCDVLDLRTLVPLDRKAILDSVKKTGRLVVVNEAVKRGSVASDIAAFAAEEAFMYLKAPIMRVSGKITPIPYNAALENACVPDAGEIVAAVKKLMEYRSEP; encoded by the coding sequence GTGCCGAGAAAGCTGTTGTACCGTGAAGCGCTGAATGAAGCCATCCGTGAAGAGATGCGCCGGGATGACCGGGTATTCATCCTGGGGCAGGGAATAGCGGTGCGCGGCGGGTCGTATGGAGTCACCCGCACCCTTCTGGAAGAATTCGGCCCCGGGCGGGTTATCGACACCCCCATAGCTGAAGCTTCGGTGACCGGCATGGCTGTCGGAGCGGCCATTCAGGGGAAACGACCGATTGTGGAGATCATGTCCATCGATTTCACCACCCTGGCTTTGGATATGATGGTCAACCAGGCGGCCAAGTACCCGTTCATCACCGGCGGCAAAGTTCCCCTGGTATTCCGAACCCAGGGGGGCGCGGATCACGGCCTCTCCATCCAGCACAGCCAGTCGCTCGAAGCCTTCTTCTATCATATCCCCGGATTGAAAGTGGTCATGCCTTCGACTCCCCGCGATGCCAAAGGGCTTTTGAAAACCGCCATCAGGGACGATTCTCCGGTGGTGTTCATTGAGCACAAGCTCCTTTACGAAACGGAAGGCGAGGTTCCGGAAGAGGACTATACCATACCTTTCGGAGAGGCTGCTCTGCGCCGTGAGGGAACGGACTGCACCCTGGTAAGTTACTCACTTATGGCGTTGAAATCTCTGGAAGCGGCGGAAATTCTCGCACATGAAGGCATTTCCTGCGATGTCCTGGATCTCCGAACCCTGGTGCCTCTGGACCGTAAAGCCATACTGGATTCGGTGAAAAAGACCGGAAGGCTGGTGGTGGTGAACGAAGCGGTGAAAAGGGGATCGGTGGCTTCCGACATCGCGGCTTTCGCGGCCGAGGAAGCATTTATGTATCTTAAAGCGCCTATCATGAGGGTATCCGGCAAAATCACTCCTATACCTTACAATGCCGCACTCGAGAACGCCTGCGTCCCGGATGCCGGAGAGATTGTTGCGGCGGTGAAGAAGTTGATGGAATACCGGTCTGAACCGTGA
- the dprA gene encoding DNA-processing protein DprA, with translation MTEEQEDILSLFGVPGIGAKTFAKLTGIFGSAGAVFLASDRDLLAVEGIGPVLLRNLRTLDCKKLVGEQKKIMDKVGAVMLTRQDPDYPPQLNIFPSAPPVLFVRGDTKALQLPALAFVGTRKPSSWGVSMTGKLASGAAHAGYCVVSGMAAGIDSAAHRAALEENGKTAAVFGCGADIIYPPENKRLSEEIVRSGCLLSHFLMGTQCSPGNFPARNAVIVGLSLGTIVVEAPRKSGALITADLTLRAKRPLFTVPGNADSPTSEGTNNLLAGGAHPISRIEHIISVLGHSLPPDMRSEKKVAQAVKRPLPPGLGGKIIESLASGPLQVEALCSRLGEPVQNILNELTLLEMDGFVRQKPGKVFEKN, from the coding sequence ATGACTGAGGAACAGGAAGACATTCTCTCCCTGTTTGGCGTTCCGGGTATCGGAGCTAAGACCTTCGCCAAACTGACGGGTATTTTCGGATCTGCCGGAGCCGTGTTTTTAGCTTCGGACCGGGACCTTCTTGCAGTTGAGGGTATCGGGCCGGTGCTGCTCCGGAATCTCCGTACCCTTGACTGTAAGAAACTGGTCGGCGAGCAGAAAAAAATCATGGATAAGGTCGGCGCAGTCATGCTGACCCGTCAGGACCCGGATTATCCGCCGCAGCTCAATATTTTTCCTTCGGCGCCGCCTGTTCTGTTCGTTCGCGGAGATACGAAAGCGCTTCAACTTCCGGCTCTGGCGTTTGTCGGGACGAGAAAACCATCCTCCTGGGGAGTGTCGATGACGGGGAAACTCGCCTCCGGTGCGGCTCATGCCGGGTACTGTGTGGTGAGCGGGATGGCCGCGGGCATCGATTCCGCCGCTCACCGTGCAGCGCTGGAAGAAAACGGGAAAACGGCTGCGGTTTTCGGCTGCGGTGCGGACATTATCTACCCGCCGGAAAACAAGAGACTATCGGAGGAGATTGTCCGTTCCGGCTGCCTTTTAAGCCACTTTCTCATGGGCACACAGTGCAGTCCGGGAAATTTTCCCGCTCGCAACGCGGTGATTGTGGGGCTGTCACTGGGCACGATTGTAGTGGAAGCCCCCAGGAAAAGCGGGGCGCTTATTACCGCCGATCTGACTCTCCGGGCAAAACGTCCGCTGTTCACTGTGCCGGGCAACGCCGATTCCCCGACCAGCGAGGGAACCAATAATCTCCTGGCCGGGGGCGCCCATCCTATTTCCAGGATAGAACATATTATCAGTGTCCTGGGGCATTCCCTGCCCCCCGACATGCGCAGTGAAAAAAAAGTGGCTCAGGCAGTGAAACGTCCCCTTCCTCCCGGCCTTGGGGGGAAGATTATTGAATCACTCGCAAGCGGCCCACTGCAGGTCGAAGCCCTATGCAGCAGGCTCGGTGAACCGGTGCAGAACATTCTGAACGAGCTTACCCTCCTTGAAATGGACGGTTTCGTTCGGCAAAAACCCGGAAAGGTATTCGAGAAAAATTGA
- the obgE gene encoding GTPase ObgE codes for MFIDEARIFVKAGSGGNGVVSFRREKFVPHGGPDGGDGGDGGDVILAVDMNENTLIRYKFSQRFHVESGNHGEGAKKHGQNGESIIIPVPLGTIARNEATGEIIADLSEPGDRIVAAKGGRGGRGNARFATATNQAPRRADKGFPGEERTILLELKLLADVGLVGLPNAGKSTLISRVSSAHPKIADYPFTTLLPILGIVTYGEGKSFVMADIPGIIEGAHEGKGLGLRFLRHIERTKILLFLIDCTHEDPVDEYRKLLLELNLYSEKFVEKPKFVSLTKIDLLPSDETVKIPDFGDGVDAAAISAVKGQGVAGLVYRLGSVLEKMKR; via the coding sequence ATGTTTATAGACGAAGCGCGGATATTTGTAAAAGCAGGTTCAGGCGGCAACGGGGTGGTTTCTTTTCGACGTGAGAAATTTGTTCCTCACGGCGGCCCGGACGGCGGGGACGGCGGGGACGGCGGCGATGTGATCCTGGCGGTGGATATGAATGAGAATACCCTTATACGATACAAGTTCAGCCAGCGTTTCCATGTCGAATCGGGGAATCATGGAGAGGGAGCGAAAAAACATGGCCAGAACGGTGAGAGCATAATCATCCCGGTTCCCCTGGGTACCATAGCTCGCAACGAGGCAACCGGAGAAATCATCGCCGATTTATCTGAGCCGGGGGATCGGATCGTGGCTGCAAAAGGGGGACGCGGCGGTCGGGGCAACGCCCGGTTCGCAACCGCCACCAACCAGGCGCCGCGCCGTGCAGACAAGGGGTTTCCCGGCGAGGAACGGACCATTCTCCTTGAGCTGAAACTCCTGGCGGATGTAGGTTTGGTGGGGCTTCCCAATGCCGGGAAGTCGACCCTTATTTCCAGGGTTTCTTCGGCCCATCCCAAGATTGCGGATTACCCGTTTACCACCCTTTTGCCCATACTGGGGATTGTCACCTACGGCGAGGGAAAGAGCTTTGTCATGGCAGACATTCCGGGAATCATAGAGGGCGCCCATGAAGGTAAGGGATTGGGACTTCGGTTTCTCCGCCACATCGAGCGGACGAAAATCCTGTTGTTCCTGATAGACTGTACCCATGAAGACCCGGTGGATGAATATCGGAAACTTCTGCTGGAATTGAATCTTTACAGCGAAAAATTCGTTGAAAAGCCGAAGTTTGTCTCCCTGACCAAAATCGATCTTCTCCCTTCCGACGAGACGGTGAAGATACCGGATTTTGGCGATGGTGTGGATGCAGCAGCCATTTCTGCGGTGAAAGGCCAGGGAGTTGCCGGACTGGTCTACCGCCTGGGAAGCGTTTTAGAAAAGATGAAAAGATAG
- a CDS encoding twin-arginine translocation signal domain-containing protein, with the protein MPKFSRRNILKGGAVLAAGAAAMGSGVRSVDAADRAGARYNWGHTMAFGEQYYGRIAEMLESIRQNEMKLIGDISSRMAETLKKGGNVFMHAQAGHMGYIEFKEENKGNPRILKSSTVWNGGDYDKMKPGDVLMTNYVNENVRKARDSGVYVVGVPVCYVDNEWAPRGFVNPNPNDWLLGDVSSVILQSYIPYTQGIIDCPEIPEMKLCPSAASVLCSLFWMFQGETANKFKNKNARPVDKSAEFLDTVLSRLHEGYRLQKDYMFDTAATVAKLIGNGGYYHVTSDHGGVQSESNGIAMGPRMTNAFRKNMKKGDVHLLATIEPDSQKIIDEAKKAREMGMFVVAIAPANSLKIRFYSDVFIDNLSPEGGGFLQIPGFPEKVGTVGGIVNNMLMWIFTGQFVDEMVRRGWVPWFAIGGYTVGSAAYNKAMEQFFRKQGY; encoded by the coding sequence ATGCCAAAATTCTCAAGAAGAAACATACTCAAAGGCGGCGCCGTTCTCGCCGCCGGAGCGGCGGCCATGGGAAGCGGCGTACGCTCTGTCGATGCCGCAGACCGCGCCGGTGCCAGGTATAACTGGGGACATACCATGGCGTTCGGCGAGCAGTATTACGGGCGCATCGCCGAAATGCTGGAGAGCATCCGGCAGAACGAAATGAAGCTCATCGGGGATATTTCCTCCCGGATGGCCGAAACGCTCAAGAAGGGCGGAAATGTCTTTATGCATGCCCAGGCCGGCCACATGGGGTACATCGAGTTCAAAGAAGAAAACAAGGGAAATCCCCGTATTCTGAAAAGCAGCACCGTCTGGAACGGCGGCGATTATGACAAAATGAAACCGGGCGATGTCCTCATGACCAATTATGTCAACGAGAACGTCCGCAAGGCCCGCGACAGCGGAGTGTATGTGGTCGGAGTGCCGGTGTGTTATGTAGACAACGAATGGGCGCCGCGCGGCTTTGTAAATCCCAATCCCAACGACTGGCTCCTCGGGGATGTTTCCAGCGTCATCCTCCAGAGCTACATTCCTTATACCCAGGGCATCATAGACTGCCCGGAAATCCCGGAGATGAAACTCTGCCCCAGCGCGGCAAGTGTGCTCTGCTCGCTTTTCTGGATGTTCCAGGGTGAGACGGCCAACAAGTTCAAGAACAAAAATGCCAGGCCGGTGGATAAGTCCGCCGAATTCCTGGACACAGTGCTCAGCCGCCTGCATGAAGGCTATCGTCTCCAGAAGGATTATATGTTCGATACTGCCGCTACAGTTGCCAAGCTTATCGGCAACGGGGGATACTACCATGTCACCAGCGACCATGGCGGAGTACAGAGTGAATCCAACGGCATCGCCATGGGTCCCAGGATGACCAACGCATTCCGGAAAAACATGAAGAAAGGGGATGTACATCTCCTGGCCACCATAGAGCCTGATTCCCAGAAAATCATCGACGAGGCGAAGAAGGCCAGAGAGATGGGAATGTTCGTGGTCGCCATCGCTCCGGCCAACTCCCTCAAGATTCGGTTCTACAGCGATGTGTTCATCGACAACCTCAGCCCGGAGGGCGGAGGATTCCTGCAGATTCCGGGATTCCCGGAGAAAGTAGGCACTGTCGGCGGGATCGTGAACAATATGCTCATGTGGATTTTCACCGGGCAGTTCGTGGATGAGATGGTCCGCCGCGGCTGGGTGCCCTGGTTTGCGATAGGCGGATATACGGTGGGCAGCGCCGCCTATAACAAAGCGATGGAGCAGTTTTTCCGGAAACAGGGATATTAG